One Archangium violaceum genomic window, TACGAGCAGCGGCACGTCGCGGTGCAGATGGAACCGGCCGCCGGCATTCCACTCCTGCTGACCGGCGACGATGAGCCCGGTGAGGTCGGGCTGCTGGCCAGCGAAGACCATGGCGTCGATCTGCTCGCGGGCCAGTGCGCCCGGCATCTGCACCGTGGCCGCCGCGAGCGAGGAGAGCGCGTACACCCCCACGAGCCCGCCAATGGCCCGGTGGGAGAGCACGCGCCGCGAGAGGGTGCGCCAGGCGGGCCCGGCCGCGATGGCCACGAAGAGCGGCAGCAGCGGCGCCAGGAAGCGGATCTCCTTGTGCGCCAGCATCGTCATGATGCCCAGGTAGAAGGCGAAGGCGCCCACGAGCAGATCTCTCCGGGCCAGCCCGCGCGCGAAGTGCCAGGCGAGCAGCAGCGGCACCATGCCCGCGAGGGTGGTGAGGTTCCACCACCACGGTTTGGTGCCGAACTTCTCCGAGCCCTTGTGGAGGATGTTGAACTCGAAATACTTCCAGGCGGAGTGCCAGGGCGCGCCCCAGGTGAGCCAGTCGAGCAGGCCGAGCCCCAGGAGCACCACGCCCACGCCCACCGCGGCCCCCGCCACCGAGCGCCAGCGCCGCGCCGCCAACAGGCTCACGGCGATGGGCACCCCGAAGACCGCCGAGGGGTAGCGCACCACGAACGCCAGGCCCAGCAGGAGGCCACACCAGAACCCCGCGAGCAGAGCGTCCCGGGCCCGGGCACGCCAGGCCCACAGGAGCGAGCCCAGCAGGGGAGCCACGCTCAAGGAGTCCGCGAGCGGCCTCGCCGCATAGAGGAGCCACCCGCCCCAGGTGACGTGGACGGCCGAGGCCAGGAGCGCGGCCTCACGCCCATCGCGCTCCTCGACCAGACGGAACAGCGCCACGGTGCCCCACGCCTGCACGGCGGCACAGCAGAGCCACACCATGGAGGCCATGGCCCACGGGTGAACGAGCCCCACCTTCCCACAGAGCGCGAGCACACCGCCGAGCACCCCGGGGACGGCCCAGTTGCGCAGGCCCACGCCCCACTCCCAGGCCGCGCTCCAATACCCGAAGGCCAGCCCATGGGCCGGCTCCAGGAACTGGAAGATCTCGTCCGGGTGCTGCCGACCGCGCTTGAGCGCCACCACCAGGACGGCGAGGACCACCCCGACCACGGGTATCCACCGCTCCCACGCGGGCTTGAGGGATGAAGAAGGGTTCATCGATGCGGGGAGCCTCCGCTCCCGGCGCGGAGATTGCCACGAACCGCCCGCGTCGGGTGTC contains:
- a CDS encoding glycosyltransferase family 39 protein — encoded protein: MNPSSSLKPAWERWIPVVGVVLAVLVVALKRGRQHPDEIFQFLEPAHGLAFGYWSAAWEWGVGLRNWAVPGVLGGVLALCGKVGLVHPWAMASMVWLCCAAVQAWGTVALFRLVEERDGREAALLASAVHVTWGGWLLYAARPLADSLSVAPLLGSLLWAWRARARDALLAGFWCGLLLGLAFVVRYPSAVFGVPIAVSLLAARRWRSVAGAAVGVGVVLLGLGLLDWLTWGAPWHSAWKYFEFNILHKGSEKFGTKPWWWNLTTLAGMVPLLLAWHFARGLARRDLLVGAFAFYLGIMTMLAHKEIRFLAPLLPLFVAIAAGPAWRTLSRRVLSHRAIGGLVGVYALSSLAAATVQMPGALAREQIDAMVFAGQQPDLTGLIVAGQQEWNAGGRFHLHRDVPLLVRPDKDIQDLEGPLSETRFSHVLVIKGALKEHALEADGFCVLRRWGPAVLWRRCPSPRASQELLTSPSGP